The following is a genomic window from Geobacillus subterraneus.
TGCTTGTTGTTTACGTCGACGATGATGTCCAGCTTCGCCGCCTCATGGTGCGAAACGGCTTCACCGAGGAGGAAGCGCTCGCCCGCATCCGCGCCCAGTGGCCGCTCGAAGAAAAAGTGAAACGGGCCGATGCGGTCATTGACAATAACGGAACAATGGAAGAGACGCGCCGACAGCTATTGTCGATTTTACAACAATGGGACGCCTTGGAAAAATAGGCGTCTTTTTTGTTTCTTTTTTGCCATTTTGTTCTCCACATTCCCGAAAAATATGATATACTATTTGTATAGATATGAATAAATAGTATAACATATATGAGAGGAGAACAAGGTGAATGAAGGCGAAAGTGGCGATTAACGGATTCGGACGAATTGGACGGATGGTATTCCGGAGAGCCATCGATTCCCCTGATCTTGATATTGTGGCGGTCAATGCCAGCTATCCGCCCGAAACGTTAGCCCATTTAGTGAAATATGACTCGAACCACGGCAAGTTTGACGGGGATGTCGCCCCCTTAGAAGACGGCCTGCTTGTCAACGGCAAAAAAGTGAAGCTATTAAACTCGCGCGATCCGCAGCAGCTGCCGTGGAAAGAGCTTGATATCGATATCGTCATCGAAGCGACCGGCAAATTTAACGCTCGCGAAAAAGCGAGTCTCCACTTAGACGCCGGGGCGAAGCGCGTCATTTTGACCGCCCCGGGCAAAAATGAGGATGTGACGATCGTCGTTGGCGTCAACGAGCAGATGCTTGACATCGACCGCCATTTCATCATTTCGAACGCGTCGTGCACGACGAACTGCCTGGCGCCGGTTGTCAAAGTGCTTGACGAGGCATTCGGCATTGAAAACGGGCTGATGACGACCGTTCATGCCTATACGAACGACCAAAAAAATATTGACAACCCGCATAAAGATTTGCGCCGCGCCCGTTCATGCGCGCAATCGATCATCCCGACGACGACCGGGGCCGCAAAAGCGCTTGGCTTAGTGTTGCCGCATTTAAAAGGAAAGCTTCACGGCATGGCGCTGCGC
Proteins encoded in this region:
- a CDS encoding glyceraldehyde-3-phosphate dehydrogenase; this translates as MKAKVAINGFGRIGRMVFRRAIDSPDLDIVAVNASYPPETLAHLVKYDSNHGKFDGDVAPLEDGLLVNGKKVKLLNSRDPQQLPWKELDIDIVIEATGKFNAREKASLHLDAGAKRVILTAPGKNEDVTIVVGVNEQMLDIDRHFIISNASCTTNCLAPVVKVLDEAFGIENGLMTTVHAYTNDQKNIDNPHKDLRRARSCAQSIIPTTTGAAKALGLVLPHLKGKLHGMALRVPTPNVSLVDLVVDVKRDVTIDEVNEALLRAANGPLKGILDFTMEPLVSIDFNTNPHSAIIDGLSTMVIDGRKVKVLAWYDNEWGYSCRVVDLARLVAAKMNERLHVNA